One Gemmatimonadota bacterium DNA window includes the following coding sequences:
- a CDS encoding phytanoyl-CoA dioxygenase family protein, producing the protein MTEDEKYLFDLNGYLVVENVLTEDELALANEAVDRHLEKGRIRPREQRLDGDSPALEGTHGRGELGSLIHWDEPWCNPFRDMLAHPLIVPYLNEILGKGFRIDHQMFLLWMDKGAEGHRFHGSSGPGFDPNQYYIFRDGKMHNGLTVVSIQLTDVNPGDGGLSLIPGSHKSNYPCPQEMRLYQKYQEHIRQITCKAGDAIIFTEAVTHGTLPWTADHPRRSTLTRYTAGNMAYVRAYDIPEWANERQRAVMEPPYHTRLNRPTLEE; encoded by the coding sequence ATGACCGAAGACGAAAAATATCTCTTTGACCTCAACGGGTATCTCGTCGTTGAAAACGTTTTAACCGAAGACGAACTCGCCCTGGCTAACGAAGCGGTTGATCGCCACCTCGAAAAGGGGCGTATCCGCCCGAGAGAACAGCGTCTTGACGGCGACTCACCAGCCCTTGAAGGCACGCATGGTCGCGGCGAACTCGGCAGCCTCATCCACTGGGACGAACCCTGGTGCAACCCCTTCCGCGACATGCTGGCGCATCCCCTCATTGTGCCCTATCTCAACGAAATACTCGGCAAAGGCTTTCGCATCGATCACCAGATGTTCCTGCTCTGGATGGACAAAGGTGCCGAAGGCCATCGCTTCCACGGCTCCTCTGGACCCGGATTTGACCCCAACCAGTATTATATATTCAGAGATGGCAAAATGCACAACGGCCTCACCGTCGTCTCCATCCAGCTCACAGATGTCAACCCGGGCGACGGCGGTCTCTCCCTCATCCCGGGATCGCACAAAAGCAATTATCCCTGTCCGCAGGAAATGCGCCTGTATCAAAAATACCAGGAACACATCCGCCAGATCACCTGTAAGGCAGGCGACGCAATCATCTTCACCGAAGCCGTCACACACGGCACCCTGCCCTGGACAGCAGACCATCCACGGCGGTCAACGCTCACCCGCTACACCGCCGGCAACATGGCGTATGTACGCGCCTACGACATACCCGAATGGGCAAACGAACGACAACGCGCAGTCATGGAACCGCCCTATCACACGCGGCTAAATCGCCCAACACTCGAAGAATGA